Proteins from a genomic interval of Cheilinus undulatus linkage group 15, ASM1832078v1, whole genome shotgun sequence:
- the tmem30c gene encoding transmembrane protein 30C produces the protein MGEVKGTTGSLAQRPDNSAFKQQRLPAWSPMLTASTVLPFFYLMAMICLLLGVWLLLTVQSTQEIKLDYTKAGTCDVCFEKRENVTNADQPCTCTVVFSIKKKFKGDVFFYYGLRNFHQNLRRYMDSRDDGQMVGRKNKLKKPSSYCYPFDKDEKGHPIAPCGAVANSMFNDTFTIKYRGSTGPSVPVPLLRKGITWYTDKNVKYRNPPRAENLTLAQAFEGTVKPPYWKNPVYELDTEDPTNNGFINEDLIVWMREAAFPNFKKLYGVLNRAKEPFTKGLPVGNYSIEISYNFPVQHFRGRKEVVLTTLTWFGGQNHFLPIAYLVTSSLIFLLAIVLTVVWWKFGKDGRNMKE, from the exons ATGGGTGAAGTGAAGGGAACGACTGGGTCCCTGGCTCAGAGGCCGGATAACTCTGCCTTCAAACAGCAGCGACTGCCTGCCTGGTCTCCTATGCTAACAGCTAGCACTGTGCTGCCGTTCTTCTACTTAATGGCTATGATCTGTTTGCTGCTGGGAGTGTGGCTGCTTCTCACAGTGCAGAGCACACAGGAAATAAAG CTGGACTACACAAAAGCCGGGACATGTGATGTATGttttgaaaaaagagaaaatgtgacCAACGCCGATCAACCCTGCACCTGCACCGTGGTGTTTTCTATAAAGAAGAAATTCAAg GGAGATGTCTTTTTCTACTACGGCCTCCGAAACTTCCATCAGAACCTGCGCAGATACATGGACTCCAGAGACGACGGACAGATGGTGGGCAGGAAGAACAAACTCAAG AAACCGAGCTCATACTGCTACCCGTTTGACAAAGATGAGAAAGGACACCCTATCGCTCCATGTGGAGCTGTGGCCAACAGTATGTTCAATG ACACCTTCACTATAAAGTATCGTGGCTCCACTGGTCCTTCAGTTCCCGTCCCTTTGTTGCGAAAGGGCATCACCTGGTACACGGACAAAAATGTCAAGTACCGCAACCCCCCAAGGGCGGAAAACTTGACACTGGCTCAAGCATTTGAAG gTACAGTGAAGCCACCATACTGGAAGAACCCGGTGTATGAGCTCGATACAGAAGATCCAACCAACAACGGCTTCATCAACGAGGACCTGATCGTCTGGATGAGAGAGGCAGCTTTCCCCAACTTCAAGAAGCTTTACGGGGTTTTAAACAGAGCCAAAGAGCCGTTTACTAAGGGTCTACCAGTGGGAAACTACAGCATCGAAATATCCTACA ACTTCCCTGTGCAGCACTTCCGAGGCAGAAAGGAAGTGGTGCTGACCACACTGACCTGGTTTGGAGGTCAGAACCATTTCCTGCCCATCGCTTACCTCGTAACCAGCAGCCTCATCTTCCTACTGGCCATCGTCCTCACAGTGGTCTGGTGGAAGTTTGGGAAGGATGGGAGGAACATGAAGGAGTGA